From Salinibacterium sp. ZJ450, one genomic window encodes:
- a CDS encoding glycosyltransferase, which yields MLTFIIVLVLVLGVNTVLWTVVGGLRVARSKIVGRPPRAPGRIRTENVSVLIAAHNEEQVLDGTIRSAQELVPPGNVYVVSDASTDHTAQIARERGANVLELAINRGKAGALAAAISHFDLTERSDVVMVLDADTRLSADYMTTGLPLFDDPDVVAVAGRATTVVDPLPATRFGRFLIAYRERFYVAVQFLLKYGQAARRVNVVSIVPGFASMYRAHALKSIEISAPGLAIEDFNMTFEVHAKKLGRIEFHPGAAIAHTQDPDTFHDYRRQYRRWALGFWQTVRRHGFRLGRFGGALALFVAELITSSVMLLLALPIILVSTGAWVWVMVTAETTGPAWLISQYVPAWAVLLGVFIPDYLLTILAASVTRRPKYLLLGFGFLGIRVVDAAICLCALPAAFRATSTGMWKSPARRTTHTAPQRS from the coding sequence ATGCTCACCTTCATCATCGTTCTTGTGCTCGTACTCGGCGTGAATACGGTGCTATGGACCGTTGTCGGCGGATTGCGCGTTGCACGCAGCAAGATAGTGGGGCGTCCGCCGCGAGCACCGGGCAGGATACGCACCGAGAACGTGTCGGTGCTGATCGCCGCGCACAACGAAGAACAGGTACTCGACGGCACAATCCGGTCGGCCCAGGAGCTGGTGCCGCCGGGCAATGTCTATGTCGTATCGGATGCCTCGACCGATCACACCGCGCAGATCGCTCGCGAGCGAGGTGCGAACGTGCTCGAGTTGGCGATCAACCGAGGCAAGGCCGGTGCGCTGGCCGCCGCGATCTCCCACTTCGACCTGACCGAGCGCAGCGATGTGGTCATGGTGCTGGATGCCGACACCCGACTGTCCGCCGACTACATGACGACGGGGCTGCCGCTGTTCGACGACCCAGACGTCGTCGCCGTCGCGGGTCGCGCCACCACGGTCGTTGATCCGCTGCCGGCAACGCGGTTCGGCCGGTTCCTGATCGCCTACCGGGAACGCTTCTACGTTGCCGTGCAATTCCTGCTCAAGTACGGGCAGGCGGCGCGGCGCGTGAACGTCGTCTCGATCGTTCCCGGCTTCGCCAGCATGTACCGGGCACACGCCCTCAAATCCATCGAGATCAGCGCGCCGGGGCTGGCGATCGAAGATTTCAACATGACGTTCGAAGTGCACGCCAAGAAGCTGGGTCGGATCGAGTTCCACCCCGGGGCTGCGATCGCTCACACCCAGGACCCGGATACCTTCCACGACTACCGCAGGCAGTACCGCCGCTGGGCGCTCGGGTTCTGGCAGACGGTTCGCCGTCACGGCTTCCGGTTGGGTCGCTTCGGCGGAGCGCTCGCGTTGTTCGTGGCTGAACTCATCACCAGCAGCGTCATGCTGCTGCTGGCGCTCCCGATCATCCTCGTGTCCACCGGGGCGTGGGTGTGGGTCATGGTGACCGCCGAAACGACCGGCCCGGCCTGGCTGATCTCGCAGTATGTCCCTGCCTGGGCGGTGCTCCTGGGGGTGTTCATCCCGGACTATCTGCTCACCATTCTCGCGGCGAGCGTGACCCGGCGTCCGAAGTACCTGCTGTTGGGTTTCGGATTCCTCGGCATTCGGGTAGTCGACGCAGCGATCTGCCTGTGTGCGTTGCCCGCGGCCTTCAGAGCGACATCCACCGGCATGTGGAAGAGCCCGGCACGACGCACCACACACACCGCTCCGCAGCGGAGCTGA
- a CDS encoding nucleotide sugar dehydrogenase has translation MSTNIATPSVVATPRHEARTTDQPDLEFRPNLVARDHQFDYDVAIVGLGYVGLPTALSLHAAGASVLGIDVSELRLATIRNGEADLLRSDQERLAQALQADDFTISGDSLQLSTAAAVIVCVPTPIDPYQTPDLSILRSACAMVVNAAVPGQLLILTSTTYSGCTRDLLVTPLEEGGLVVGRDINVAFSPERIDPGNDRFAHEDVPRVVGGATEGCLAAAEALLGRYARTMHGVSSLEAAEMTKLLENTFRAVNIALANEFAEACLALGIPVMDVIGAAATKPYGFMPFYPGAGVGGHCIPCDPHYLLWQLRKEHIQVPVIEQAMSEIARRPRRVVERILETLADRGKPLDGARVLVVGVSYKPDVADLRESPALEILSMLAAHGTEIGYYDPFFKSLRLKDGTEILGTSEPGLFHPDLVVLHTDHAGTDWSWLGPDDVVLDTTYRRSDLPQRVLL, from the coding sequence ATGTCCACGAACATTGCGACGCCCTCAGTCGTGGCTACCCCGCGGCACGAGGCGCGAACGACCGATCAACCTGACCTCGAGTTCCGGCCCAATCTGGTCGCACGCGACCACCAGTTCGACTACGACGTGGCAATCGTGGGTCTCGGCTATGTCGGCTTGCCGACAGCGCTCTCCTTGCACGCGGCCGGCGCGAGCGTGCTGGGAATCGATGTTTCGGAACTCCGGCTAGCCACGATTCGAAACGGCGAGGCCGACCTGCTGCGCTCCGACCAGGAGCGCCTCGCCCAGGCGCTGCAGGCGGACGACTTCACCATCAGCGGCGACTCCCTCCAACTGAGCACCGCCGCGGCCGTGATCGTCTGCGTGCCCACGCCGATCGACCCGTACCAGACACCCGACCTGAGCATTCTGCGAAGCGCCTGCGCGATGGTCGTGAATGCGGCGGTTCCGGGCCAGCTGCTCATCCTGACATCCACCACATACTCCGGCTGCACGCGCGATCTTCTGGTGACCCCGCTCGAGGAGGGCGGCCTGGTCGTCGGTCGGGACATCAACGTCGCCTTCAGCCCGGAACGCATCGACCCCGGAAACGATCGGTTCGCGCACGAGGACGTTCCGCGCGTGGTGGGTGGCGCCACTGAAGGCTGCCTGGCTGCCGCCGAGGCGCTGCTCGGCCGATACGCACGCACGATGCACGGGGTCAGTTCTCTTGAAGCCGCTGAGATGACCAAGCTGCTGGAGAACACATTCCGGGCGGTCAACATCGCGCTCGCGAACGAGTTCGCTGAGGCATGCCTGGCCCTCGGCATCCCCGTCATGGATGTGATCGGGGCGGCCGCAACCAAGCCGTACGGGTTCATGCCGTTCTATCCCGGCGCCGGCGTCGGCGGACACTGCATCCCGTGTGACCCCCACTACCTGCTTTGGCAGTTGCGCAAGGAGCACATCCAGGTGCCCGTGATCGAGCAAGCGATGTCCGAGATCGCTCGACGCCCGCGACGCGTCGTCGAGCGCATTCTGGAGACCCTCGCCGATCGAGGAAAGCCCCTCGACGGCGCTCGCGTGCTGGTGGTCGGCGTCTCGTACAAGCCCGACGTTGCCGACCTGCGTGAGTCGCCGGCGCTCGAAATTCTGAGCATGCTCGCCGCCCACGGAACGGAGATCGGCTACTACGACCCGTTCTTCAAGTCGCTGCGGTTGAAGGACGGCACGGAGATTCTCGGAACGAGCGAGCCTGGACTGTTCCACCCGGACCTGGTGGTGCTGCACACCGACCATGCCGGAACCGACTGGTCGTGGCTTGGCCCAGACGATGTCGTGCTCGACACCACCTACCGCCGATCCGACCTGCCTCAGCGCGTGCTGCTGTAG
- a CDS encoding NAD-dependent epimerase/dehydratase family protein gives MKSVITGGAGFIGSHLTEYLLDRGDEVVVLDDLSTGRQQNLVTVATNPRLAMVHGSVLDQALVSTTVAGADRVFHLAAAVGVKLIVEEPLTSLRTNIHGTENVLDACVAEGATLLLASTSEIYGKNTADGLSEDADRILGSPLLSRWTYAAAKGIDEAFAHAYGTEYGLDVAIVRLFNTVGPRQTGRYGMVVPNLVGQAQRGEPLTVFGDGLQTRCFSYVGDVVPAMVRLAETPAAYGRAVNLGGAEEVSILTLANRIIQVLGSDSEVRLVPYSEAYADGYEDMRRRVPNNALARELVGFEPSTPLDEIIRQVAGANADGNGNEPMPLAATSDAAVA, from the coding sequence GTGAAGAGCGTAATCACCGGCGGAGCCGGCTTCATCGGCAGCCATCTCACCGAATACCTGCTGGACCGCGGCGACGAGGTCGTTGTCCTCGACGACCTGTCAACCGGGCGCCAGCAGAACCTCGTCACGGTCGCGACCAACCCGAGGCTCGCCATGGTCCACGGGTCGGTGCTCGATCAGGCATTGGTGTCGACTACCGTGGCCGGTGCCGACCGGGTGTTCCACCTGGCAGCCGCGGTCGGGGTCAAACTCATCGTCGAGGAGCCGCTGACCAGCCTGCGCACCAACATCCACGGCACCGAGAACGTGCTCGACGCCTGCGTTGCCGAGGGCGCGACACTGCTGCTCGCGTCCACCAGCGAGATCTACGGCAAGAACACCGCAGACGGGCTGAGCGAGGACGCCGACCGCATTCTGGGGTCCCCCCTGCTGTCGCGCTGGACCTACGCGGCCGCCAAAGGCATCGATGAGGCGTTCGCGCACGCCTACGGGACCGAGTACGGATTGGATGTCGCCATCGTGCGACTGTTCAACACGGTCGGGCCACGGCAGACCGGGCGGTACGGCATGGTGGTGCCGAATCTGGTCGGCCAGGCGCAACGCGGCGAACCGCTCACCGTGTTCGGCGACGGGCTGCAGACCCGATGCTTCTCCTATGTGGGCGACGTGGTGCCTGCGATGGTGCGGCTCGCCGAGACCCCGGCCGCGTACGGGCGGGCGGTCAACCTCGGAGGAGCGGAAGAGGTCTCCATCCTCACCCTCGCGAACCGCATCATCCAGGTGTTGGGCAGCGACAGCGAGGTGCGGCTGGTGCCGTACTCGGAGGCGTACGCCGACGGCTACGAAGACATGCGCCGGCGGGTTCCGAACAATGCGCTCGCCCGCGAGCTCGTCGGCTTCGAGCCGAGCACGCCCCTCGACGAGATCATTCGTCAGGTTGCCGGCGCCAACGCCGACGGGAACGGCAACGAACCGATGCCGCTCGCCGCGACATCCGATGCTGCGGTGGCATGA
- the glmS gene encoding glutamine--fructose-6-phosphate transaminase (isomerizing), with protein MACRTTAGAADYLVAGLTMLEYRGYDSAGLAVSAADGSTAVFRTTQRVNALHDLAKAWGGPSLGGIGIGHTRWATHGGVRVANAHPHQDCLRRLSVVHNGIIDNAPHLRAELQQLGHVFQSDVDSEVICHLVEDALATTGDLLEAVNRTVQQLTGSWAIVVLDGETRRMVAAAHRSPLLVAHSDRGMFLASDVSAIADWVDEFHILDDGDVVEVSDELVWLRDGVAVDAPDPIASPTQASGRRLDAGDHMASEIDEQPEAAARVLNDIGSLIANGALWRGLGLPRFDRLRVVACGTSLNAGQVIGAGLSRLGGLAHSVVVASEAAGSVIEPGTLTLAISQSGETADVLRAIDESPIGTPVLALVNNAHSTLARKVGSVLVCPAGPEVGVAATKTFVCQVLMGAGLVISALVASGRMSQTTARALVDDLAQTPERLAAAADSARLALPGVIEDVRNANGFIFLGRGAAVPYAAEGALKLKELTYRWAEAYPAGELKHGPLALVEDGTPVVVVDDADPRLVGNIAEVSARGGRILTIGQPGSRIEVPLSKHSPCGPLEAVVPLQLLALNLAADLGFDVDKPRNLAKSVTVD; from the coding sequence ATGGCCTGCCGCACGACGGCGGGAGCGGCCGACTACCTGGTGGCAGGCCTGACCATGCTCGAGTATCGCGGGTACGACTCCGCGGGACTCGCGGTGTCGGCCGCCGATGGCTCCACTGCCGTTTTCCGCACCACCCAGCGCGTGAATGCATTGCATGACCTGGCGAAGGCCTGGGGTGGCCCGAGCTTGGGCGGCATTGGAATCGGGCACACGCGCTGGGCTACTCATGGCGGGGTGCGCGTCGCGAATGCGCACCCGCATCAGGATTGCCTGCGCCGGCTGAGTGTGGTGCACAACGGCATCATCGACAATGCCCCGCACCTGCGCGCTGAGTTGCAGCAGCTCGGCCACGTGTTCCAGTCGGATGTCGACAGTGAGGTGATCTGCCACCTCGTCGAAGACGCCCTCGCGACAACCGGTGACCTGCTGGAGGCGGTGAACCGTACCGTGCAGCAGCTGACCGGTTCATGGGCAATCGTGGTACTGGACGGCGAGACGCGGCGGATGGTGGCCGCGGCGCACCGGTCCCCGCTGCTGGTCGCGCACTCCGACCGCGGAATGTTTCTCGCCAGCGACGTCTCGGCGATCGCCGACTGGGTGGACGAGTTCCACATCCTCGACGACGGTGACGTGGTCGAGGTCAGCGACGAGCTGGTCTGGCTGCGGGACGGGGTGGCCGTGGATGCGCCCGACCCAATCGCGTCCCCCACCCAGGCCTCAGGGCGACGACTCGACGCCGGCGACCACATGGCCAGCGAGATCGACGAGCAGCCGGAAGCCGCCGCCCGGGTGCTGAATGACATCGGCAGCCTCATCGCCAACGGCGCCCTATGGCGCGGACTTGGACTACCCCGTTTCGATCGCCTGAGGGTCGTCGCGTGCGGCACCTCGCTGAACGCGGGTCAGGTGATCGGAGCGGGGCTCAGCAGGCTGGGGGGCCTCGCGCACAGCGTGGTGGTTGCCAGCGAGGCGGCCGGCTCGGTTATCGAGCCCGGCACGCTGACGCTCGCGATCAGCCAATCGGGAGAAACCGCCGACGTGCTGCGCGCAATCGACGAGAGCCCGATAGGCACCCCGGTGCTCGCCCTGGTGAACAACGCCCATTCCACGCTCGCCCGCAAGGTGGGCTCGGTGCTCGTGTGTCCTGCCGGCCCCGAAGTCGGGGTGGCCGCAACCAAGACCTTCGTCTGTCAGGTGCTGATGGGCGCGGGCCTCGTCATCTCGGCCTTGGTCGCCTCCGGTCGGATGTCGCAGACCACAGCCCGCGCGCTGGTGGATGATCTCGCGCAGACCCCGGAACGGCTCGCCGCCGCGGCAGACTCCGCGCGACTGGCGCTCCCCGGAGTGATCGAGGACGTGCGGAACGCGAACGGCTTCATCTTCCTCGGACGCGGCGCCGCCGTGCCATACGCCGCGGAGGGCGCGCTCAAGCTGAAGGAGCTCACCTACCGCTGGGCCGAGGCATACCCAGCCGGCGAGCTGAAGCACGGCCCGCTCGCCCTGGTTGAAGACGGCACCCCCGTCGTGGTGGTGGATGACGCCGACCCTCGCCTGGTCGGCAATATCGCCGAGGTGAGCGCACGAGGCGGCCGCATCCTGACCATCGGTCAGCCCGGCAGCCGCATCGAAGTGCCGCTCTCCAAACACAGTCCCTGCGGCCCGCTCGAAGCCGTGGTTCCCCTGCAATTGCTCGCCCTCAACTTGGCCGCCGACCTCGGGTTCGATGTCGACAAGCCACGCAACCTCGCCAAGTCCGTCACAGTCGACTAA
- a CDS encoding DUF4214 domain-containing protein, whose translation MNTPTREHRSPVLRRVAVIAGLAMAITGIQAVSANALPTDPETTISITFDDSNADQQAAVNILDSHGMKGTFYTVSGFVDAPNYLTRAQLTAMQANGHEIGGHTVTHADLTTSSATEARRQVCNDRATLLDWGFQVRSFAYPFASVNDAARAIVSDCGYNNARGLGDVETRFGCAGCGFAEEIPPGDPFVLKAPDQQDSTWTLQDLQTTVINAEERRTTATGWIVLTFHHLCDNACDALAISSTVFGQFTDWLAERATTENTHVRTVGEVVGGAVKPAVSVAGITPPAPGPGVNGLLNPSLETAGAGGAPQCWQSYGFGTNTPAFAAVNPGRTGNVAERMTMSAYTDGDARLMPVLDLGECAPTVTPGKTYSLRAWYTSTAPTQFAVYLRSGIGTWQYWTSSPLLVAATAYTQAEWTSPAIPAGSTGISFGMNLISTGTLTTDDYALYDTVGAPPVTGTPPPPATGAGPFVQKLYRDFLGRAATAAEVDRWSIVLAAGPQTHYSVSTELSRSDEWISTVVTKFYRDTLGREPDPAGLAGWVQAAKAGMPVAQIAAGFYASPEYFGTVGQNNFGTWVSDLYQKLLLRAPDAAGLQGWVTALQAGMGRDQLAFGFYQAPETLGVRITALYQTLLSRPPEAGAIPNWSPFVRDFGDLVLAAALAGSAEYNNLAQATP comes from the coding sequence ATGAATACTCCAACCCGTGAACATCGCAGCCCGGTGCTGCGCCGAGTGGCGGTGATCGCCGGACTCGCCATGGCAATCACCGGGATCCAGGCGGTGTCGGCGAACGCACTACCGACCGACCCGGAAACTACCATCAGCATCACCTTCGATGACTCCAACGCCGACCAGCAGGCGGCGGTCAACATCCTCGACTCGCACGGGATGAAGGGCACCTTCTACACGGTGTCCGGATTCGTCGACGCGCCCAACTACCTCACCCGGGCACAGTTGACGGCCATGCAGGCGAACGGGCATGAGATCGGCGGTCACACGGTGACTCACGCCGACCTCACCACGTCATCGGCAACCGAGGCGAGGCGGCAGGTCTGCAACGACCGCGCGACGCTGCTCGACTGGGGCTTCCAGGTGCGCAGTTTCGCGTATCCGTTCGCGTCGGTGAATGACGCGGCCAGGGCGATCGTGTCTGACTGTGGCTACAACAACGCTCGAGGACTCGGCGACGTGGAGACGCGGTTCGGATGCGCCGGCTGCGGTTTCGCGGAAGAGATCCCGCCTGGCGATCCCTTCGTGCTCAAGGCACCGGATCAGCAGGACTCGACCTGGACTCTGCAGGACCTGCAGACCACCGTGATCAATGCCGAAGAACGTCGCACCACGGCAACCGGCTGGATCGTTCTGACGTTCCACCACCTGTGCGACAACGCGTGCGATGCCTTGGCGATATCGTCAACGGTCTTCGGGCAGTTCACCGACTGGCTCGCCGAGCGGGCAACGACGGAGAACACACACGTGCGAACCGTCGGTGAGGTCGTCGGCGGAGCGGTGAAGCCGGCCGTCAGCGTTGCGGGGATCACCCCTCCTGCTCCGGGACCCGGCGTGAACGGTCTACTCAACCCCAGTCTGGAGACCGCGGGCGCCGGCGGAGCACCGCAGTGCTGGCAGTCGTATGGCTTCGGCACCAACACACCCGCGTTCGCTGCGGTGAATCCCGGTCGAACTGGCAACGTCGCTGAGCGGATGACGATGTCGGCCTACACGGACGGTGACGCGCGGCTCATGCCCGTGCTCGACCTCGGTGAGTGTGCTCCGACGGTAACGCCCGGCAAGACGTATTCGCTGCGCGCCTGGTACACCTCCACGGCGCCGACGCAGTTCGCCGTCTACCTCCGCAGTGGCATCGGCACGTGGCAGTACTGGACGTCCAGTCCGCTCCTTGTCGCGGCTACGGCGTATACCCAGGCCGAGTGGACCTCCCCCGCGATTCCCGCGGGATCGACCGGAATCAGCTTCGGCATGAACCTGATCTCGACCGGCACGCTCACGACCGACGACTACGCTCTGTACGACACGGTGGGTGCGCCGCCGGTGACCGGAACGCCGCCACCCCCGGCGACCGGGGCCGGACCGTTCGTGCAGAAGCTCTATCGGGACTTCCTCGGCCGGGCAGCCACGGCGGCAGAGGTCGACCGTTGGTCGATCGTGCTGGCGGCCGGGCCGCAAACGCACTACTCCGTCTCGACGGAGTTGTCGCGCTCGGATGAGTGGATCAGCACAGTCGTGACGAAGTTCTACCGGGACACCCTGGGGCGCGAACCGGATCCCGCAGGACTGGCGGGATGGGTTCAAGCGGCCAAGGCGGGAATGCCGGTGGCTCAGATCGCGGCAGGGTTCTACGCTTCCCCGGAGTACTTCGGAACCGTCGGTCAGAACAACTTTGGGACGTGGGTCAGCGACCTGTATCAGAAGCTGCTGCTGAGGGCGCCGGACGCAGCAGGACTGCAGGGCTGGGTTACCGCCCTCCAGGCCGGCATGGGCCGCGATCAGCTTGCCTTCGGGTTCTACCAAGCACCGGAGACCCTCGGCGTCAGGATCACAGCGCTCTACCAAACGCTGCTGAGCCGGCCACCTGAGGCGGGAGCGATCCCGAACTGGTCACCCTTCGTTCGCGACTTCGGCGATCTTGTCCTCGCTGCTGCCCTTGCCGGCTCTGCGGAGTACAACAACCTCGCCCAGGCGACTCCGTGA
- a CDS encoding polysaccharide deacetylase family protein, which translates to MSSSTTSVTSAESSTRRPSLRRAVAILGGFLLAVSAVQAAAPANAAITDPQTIVSLTFDDSTAGQASAADILSARDMDATFFTVSGYVGAPGYLTRTQLTAMAAAGHEIGGHTVTHADLTAASPAEAKRQVCIDRSTLLGWGFAVTSFAYPFASVNATAEATARDCGYNSARGLGDIETRFGCSGCGFSEAVPPANPYYTRAPDQFNSTWTLQDLQNAVVNAEERGPGGWLQLTLHGVCSCPTDTLAISPTLLSQFVAWLDPRSETENTIVRTVGQVIGGAVKPAVNVDSLTTPAAGPGVNGIINPSLETQGTTGMPQCWQNYGYGLNTPSFTRVSPGRSGNSAERLTMTAYTDGDARLMPIIDLGECAPTVTPGHTYSLRGWYTSSTVTQFAVYLRSGIGTWTYWTSSPWFAASSTYAQAVWQTPVIPAGATGISFGLNLFQNGQLTTDDYALYDSVGAPGTSTPPPPGTTTITAGTPTISGQARVGRTLTANAGTWTPSGTTFTYQWLSAGQTIAGATARIYVPRTADVGRTLSVRVTGSYQSLTPVAATSGQTATVRR; encoded by the coding sequence ATGTCATCGAGCACCACGTCAGTGACCAGCGCTGAATCCTCCACACGCCGCCCGTCTCTGCGGCGTGCAGTCGCGATCCTCGGTGGGTTCCTGCTCGCGGTATCCGCGGTGCAGGCCGCGGCCCCCGCGAACGCGGCGATCACCGATCCGCAGACGATCGTCAGCCTGACCTTTGACGACTCCACCGCGGGGCAGGCCAGCGCGGCGGACATCCTCAGCGCCCGTGACATGGATGCCACCTTCTTCACGGTCTCCGGCTACGTGGGAGCGCCCGGTTACCTGACCCGCACCCAGCTCACCGCGATGGCAGCAGCCGGCCATGAGATCGGCGGGCACACCGTCACCCACGCCGACCTCACGGCCGCGTCGCCGGCGGAGGCCAAGCGCCAGGTGTGCATCGACCGGTCGACGCTGCTCGGCTGGGGATTCGCGGTGACCAGCTTCGCGTACCCGTTCGCGAGCGTGAACGCCACCGCCGAAGCCACGGCACGCGACTGCGGCTACAACAGCGCCAGAGGGCTTGGCGACATCGAGACACGCTTCGGATGCTCCGGCTGCGGCTTCTCGGAGGCGGTTCCCCCTGCCAACCCGTACTACACCAGGGCGCCAGACCAATTCAATTCGACGTGGACGCTGCAGGACCTGCAGAACGCGGTGGTGAACGCTGAGGAACGCGGCCCCGGCGGCTGGCTGCAGCTGACCCTCCACGGCGTGTGCTCCTGCCCCACCGACACGCTCGCGATCTCGCCGACCCTGCTGTCGCAGTTCGTGGCGTGGCTGGACCCGCGTTCCGAGACCGAGAACACCATCGTGCGCACCGTGGGCCAGGTGATCGGCGGCGCGGTGAAGCCCGCGGTGAACGTGGACAGCCTGACCACTCCGGCGGCGGGGCCGGGCGTCAACGGCATCATCAACCCCAGCCTCGAGACGCAGGGCACCACCGGGATGCCGCAGTGCTGGCAGAACTACGGCTACGGCCTGAACACCCCCAGTTTCACCCGGGTCAGCCCTGGCCGCAGCGGCAACAGCGCCGAGCGCCTGACCATGACGGCTTACACCGACGGTGACGCCCGCCTGATGCCGATCATCGACCTCGGCGAGTGCGCCCCCACCGTCACCCCTGGCCACACATACTCGCTGCGGGGCTGGTACACCTCATCCACCGTCACCCAGTTCGCCGTCTACCTGCGCAGCGGAATCGGCACTTGGACGTACTGGACATCCAGCCCGTGGTTCGCCGCGAGTTCCACATACGCGCAAGCGGTGTGGCAGACCCCGGTCATCCCGGCGGGTGCCACCGGGATCAGCTTCGGCCTGAACCTGTTCCAGAACGGGCAGCTGACCACCGATGATTACGCCCTGTACGACAGCGTCGGCGCCCCCGGCACCAGCACGCCGCCGCCGCCCGGCACGACGACCATCACCGCCGGTACGCCGACGATCAGCGGGCAAGCCAGGGTCGGGCGCACCCTCACCGCCAACGCCGGCACCTGGACACCGAGTGGCACCACGTTCACGTACCAGTGGCTGAGCGCCGGGCAGACGATCGCGGGCGCGACCGCCCGAATCTACGTGCCGCGGACGGCGGATGTCGGCAGGACGCTCTCGGTGCGGGTCACCGGCTCGTACCAATCGCTGACGCCCGTGGCCGCGACATCCGGCCAGACCGCGACGGTGCGGCGGTAA
- a CDS encoding HhH-GPD-type base excision DNA repair protein, protein MTLHLTGDDAADALLSSDPFALLLGMLLDQQIPMETAFAGPAKLRDRLGTLDPAAIAAYDPDAFVEVCRTPPAVHRFPGSMAARIQTLAGVVANDWAGDAAAIWTSGDPDGAEILRRLQALPGFGEQKAKIFLALLGKRFGLDAEGWRATSAPYGEDGSFRSVADIVDGDSLKQVREHKRAMKAAAKNAG, encoded by the coding sequence ATGACGCTGCACCTCACCGGCGATGACGCCGCAGACGCCCTGCTTAGCTCCGACCCGTTCGCGCTGCTGCTGGGGATGTTGCTTGATCAGCAGATCCCCATGGAGACCGCGTTCGCCGGGCCCGCGAAGCTGCGGGATCGGCTGGGCACGCTCGACCCGGCAGCCATTGCGGCATACGACCCCGACGCCTTTGTCGAGGTGTGCCGCACCCCGCCTGCCGTGCACCGCTTCCCGGGCTCGATGGCGGCCCGCATCCAAACCCTCGCCGGGGTGGTCGCGAACGACTGGGCCGGGGATGCCGCCGCGATCTGGACCTCCGGCGACCCGGACGGCGCCGAGATCCTGCGCCGCTTGCAGGCACTGCCGGGCTTCGGCGAGCAGAAGGCGAAGATCTTCCTCGCACTGCTCGGCAAGCGCTTCGGGCTCGACGCAGAGGGCTGGCGCGCGACATCCGCCCCCTACGGCGAAGACGGATCGTTCCGCTCGGTGGCCGACATCGTCGATGGCGACTCGCTGAAGCAGGTGCGAGAACACAAGCGGGCGATGAAAGCCGCCGCGAAAAACGCCGGCTGA
- a CDS encoding acyltransferase, which produces MTGNPNLVSPFVADTADVDDRAMLGEGVKVWHLAQVREHARIGAGSSLGRGAYVGPGVSLGENCKVQNYALIYEPAVLEDGVFVGPSVVFTNDVYPRAINPDGSLKSADDWSSVGVLVQHGAAIGARAVCIAPVTIGRWALVAAGSVVTRDVPAFAIVAGVPARRVGWVGPAGIALVEEADAAYRCPVTGERYRELDGVLTEE; this is translated from the coding sequence ATGACCGGGAACCCGAATCTCGTCAGTCCGTTCGTCGCCGACACCGCCGATGTCGACGACCGCGCCATGCTGGGCGAGGGCGTGAAGGTGTGGCATCTGGCGCAGGTGCGGGAACACGCGCGCATCGGCGCCGGATCGAGTCTCGGCCGCGGCGCGTACGTCGGCCCGGGTGTCTCCCTCGGCGAGAACTGCAAGGTTCAGAACTACGCGCTGATCTACGAACCGGCGGTGCTTGAGGACGGAGTGTTCGTCGGCCCCTCCGTCGTGTTCACCAACGACGTCTACCCGCGGGCGATCAACCCCGACGGGTCGCTGAAGTCCGCCGATGACTGGTCGTCCGTCGGCGTTCTCGTGCAGCATGGAGCGGCCATCGGCGCCCGCGCCGTGTGCATCGCCCCGGTCACCATCGGACGCTGGGCGCTCGTGGCGGCCGGCTCCGTCGTGACCCGCGACGTGCCGGCGTTCGCCATCGTCGCCGGGGTCCCGGCCCGGCGGGTCGGCTGGGTGGGACCGGCGGGCATTGCACTGGTTGAAGAAGCGGATGCCGCGTACCGCTGCCCCGTCACCGGCGAGCGCTACCGCGAACTCGACGGCGTTCTGACCGAGGAGTGA